From Oncorhynchus nerka isolate Pitt River linkage group LG1, Oner_Uvic_2.0, whole genome shotgun sequence, the proteins below share one genomic window:
- the LOC115125618 gene encoding uncharacterized protein LOC115125618 — protein MFPIHPHSPSPLGQSDTETPEEDHLAPLSPSLPPCWATQALRDLARGETELRRLLERQVAETEGVSRGLERAILGARREERRLLERVEQDHRDTQRRLEQLQRENAAAARVSQGLLDQRLRKVAQLRELIQRSGQGQTGPDQNLLIRGVADLLQPWEISLSLKKVSFRPSSQPNVVTFGEIRFQEHNLCLNVGGCGPEGQFCALHSGEHCGNAQHGGAGEVRSTPDGGTGPGQDVTSTTGSGSLRVVRKIRLSARSDEESGEEKKSSPKRRRWPPKREPSDRESSQDEETESPMSQPREEDLFLATSASLSNGDSEEDLRHRTNNFGGRLGYGVMSKRKQRTLVMVSGREPCSPPEGGRLEQSSLSPCWSLDSQDGGDSRGRVRPCEFPRELPSPSYRTMGSPSPKVSPREPLTSYSCMDLTSRECPHLCLSVSSDDHQMGPTGDSGHPLSPADSLDSCYTFIVSSPRDHSLRGSLNHDPRLSKSAADLSRKTRPLINCGRGEHVGAWRVNRSSLTSTTTSIPPTLSRGHTISEGLQSPTGRRDSGVWGPVAKRQSGIIGSTSRVSRCLSMSVIDSASQEQQGRGWGDRGERGKPALTEMEEEGDHLQPQLGCLIRQFGKQGSGRADLTLPSGVHATPQGQLFVVDCGNARIQVTDPRGNVLQQVTSTTSEGSVRRCRNYFDIAVNAKGLIALSCAAERALLVFNRHGRLLQTFGGLGMGAAKDELEAPRGVTVTRLDEFLVADIRKGTLTTLKLDPKTGSRLERTVVTGFHRPYLVAACLSSGLVAVSERGSETGREPCVKVLEPGWNTVRVLGVCAGMGPVLTSPWGICIDRDGDVMVVDWGRQHRVVMYPAQGVGRPIITQGLSSPRGLALLPEGHLVVSDSMHHCIKIYQYK, from the coding sequence ATGTTCCCCATCCATCCCCACAGCCCCAGTCCCTTGGGTCAGTCCGACACAGAGACCCCAGAGGAAGACCACCtagcccccctctccccctccctcccgcccTGCTGGGCCACCCAGGCCCTGCGTGACCTGGCCCGGGGGGAGACAGAGCTTCGACGGCTGCTGGAGCGCCAGGTGGCTGAGACAGAGGGAGTGAGCAGGGGGCTGGAGCGTGCCATACTAGGGGCGAGACGGGAGGAGCGGCGTCTGCTggagagagtagagcaggaccaccGGGACACCCAGCGGAGGCTGGAGCAGCTGCAGAGGGAAAATGCTGCTGCCGCCCGAGTTAGTCAGGGCCTGCTGGACCAGAGGCTCCGTAAGGTCGCCCAGCTGCGGGAGCTGATCCAGAGGAGTGGTCAGGGCCAGACAGGGCCCGATCAGAACCTCCTGATCAGAGGGGTCGCCGACCTCCTCCAGCCCTGGGAGATCTCCCTCTCCCTGAAGAAGGTGAGCTTCAGACCCAGCTCCCAGCCCAATGTCGTGACCTTCGGGGAGATCAGATTCCAGGAGCACAACCTCTGTCTTAATGTAGGGGGTTGTGGGCCAGAGGGACAGTTTTGTGCCCTCCACTCTGGGGAGCACTGTGGGAATGCCCAGCATGGGGGTGCAGGGGAAGTGAGAAGTACCCCCGATGGAGGGACTGGGCCGGGGCAAGATGTGACCTCCACGACAGGCAGTGGGAGCCTGAGGGTTGTCAGGAAGATCCGCCTCTCTGCCAGGAGTGACGAGGAGTCGGGAGAAGAGAAGAAGTCATCCCCAAAAAGGAGACGCTGGCCTCCTAAGAGGGAGCCCTCTGACAGGGAGTCATCCCAGGATGAGGAGACAGAGTCCCCTATGTCTCAACCACGAGAAGAGGACCTCTTCCTGGCCACCTCTGCGTCGCTTAGCAACGGAGACTCTGAAGAGGACTTGAGGCACAGGACGAACAATTTCGGCGGCCGGCTGGGTTACGGGGTCATGAGCAAGAGGAAGCAACGCACCCTGGTCATGGTCTCTGGCCGTGAGCCCTGCTCCCCACCAGAGGGGGGCAGACTGGAGCAGAGCAGCCTCAGTCCCTGCTGGAGCCTGGACAGTCAGGATGGAGGAGACAGCAGAGGCAGAGTGAGACCGTGTGAGTTCCCCAGGGAACTGCCGTCTCCTAGCTACAGAACAATGGGCTCTCCCTCTCCTAAGGTTAGTCCTAGGGAGCCACTGACCAGCTATAGCTGCATGGACCTCACCTCCAGAGAGTGCCCTCACTTGTGCCTCAGCGTGTCCTCTGATGACCACCAAATGGGCCCCACAGGGGACTCTGGCCATCCTCTTTCCCCAGCCGACAGCCTGGATTCCTGCTACACCTTCATCGTCAGCTCCCCCCGGGACCACAGCCTTAGAGGCTCCCTGAACCATGACCCCCGCCTGTCCAAGTCAGCAGCAGACTTGTCACGCAAGACCCGCCCACTGATCAACTGTGGGAGGGGGGAGCATGTGGGGGCCTGGAGGGTGAACAGGAGCAGCCtgacctccaccaccacctccatccccCCGACACTAAGCCGAGGACACACCATCTCTGAGGGTCTACAGAGCCCCACCGGGCGCAGAGACTCTGGGGTGTGGGGCCCAGTAGCCAAGAGGCAGAGTGGGATTATAGGGAGTACCAGCCGGGTGAGCAGGTGTCTCTCCATGTCAGTCATAGACTCTGCCTCTCAGGAGCAGCAGGGGAGAGGCtggggggatagaggggagagaggaaagccTGCTCTGACGGAGATGGAAGAGGAAGGAGACCATCTCCAGCCCCAGCTTGGGTGTCTGATCCGTCAGTTTGGTAAACAAGGCTCCGGCCGTGCCGACCTCACCCTGCCCAGCGGGGTCCACGCCACGCCCCAGGGGCAGCTCTTCGTGGTGGACTGTGGGAACGCCCGCATCCAGGTGACCGACCCGCGAGGGAACGTCCTCCAGCAGGTGACCTCTACGACCTCCGAGGGCTCCGTTCGACGCTGTCGGAACTACTTCGACATCGCCGTCAACGCCAAGGGCCTGATCGCTCTGAGCTGTGCAGCGGAGCGCGCCCTCCTGGTGTTCAACCGCCACGGCCGTCTGCTCCAGACCTTCGGCGGGTTGGGGATGGGCGCCGCCAAGGACGAGCTGGAGGCCCCCCGGGGCGTGACGGTGACCCGGCTGGATGAGTTCCTCGTGGCGGACATCCGGAAAGGCACCCTGACCACCCTCAAGCTGGACCCCAAGACGGGGTCTCGGCTGGAGCGCACAGTGGTGACTGGTTTCCACAGGCCCTACCTGGTGGCTGCCTGCCTGAGCTCTGGCCTGGTGGCCGTGTCAGAGAGGGGTAGCGAGACGGGCCGGGAGCCCTGCGTCAAGGTGCTGGAGCCGGGCTGGAACACGGTGAGGGTCCTGGGGGTGTGTGCCGGCATGGGGCCCGTCCTGACCAGCCCCTGGGGGATCTGCATAGACAGGGATGGAGACGTGATGGTGGTGGACTGGGGCAGGCAACACAGGGTGGTGATGTACCCAGCCCAGGGGGTAGGCAGGCCTATAATCACCCAGGGGCTGAGCAGCCCACGAGGTCTGGCCCTGCTTCCTGAGGGGCATCTAGTGGTGTCAGACAGCATGCACCACTGTATCAAGATCTACCAGTACAAGTGA